ATTGATTTGATACTCCTTACAGAATTATTCGagagaatttttgttcgaaatgCTACTGCAACCGAAACAGAAGATACCCAATTCGTTCgcgtaagtttttttttttctttaatttaaaaaaaaattattttcatgtagtTTCATCCTATTTTATCAACTTTAAGTTATTTACTCAAGGCTCCTCTGGTACCACAAGGAGCGCCTGTTATTAATGCATTAACGGCACAACGTAGCTGTATAATCAATATACTTCGGGCTTGTGTAGGATTACCTGCAGAAAACCATATGCTTTTAGAACACAAAATTCCATTCCTAATgcagaaataattcttttattttaagattgtgtcaaataaaaaaagttttgttatttttaattaaaaaattaaattaaaattttttcaattgcatTCTTTAATTCCGTTATTTGAGAATCTAAAGGAGACATTTCTTTAGTTGTGACAGCACACGCTATAACAGAGCGTGATACTCCACACGCACGTCCTAGAGCAACTTTTGATTTAACAAAAACATACGGTACATTCTAAAAACAATAGTATTAACATAAATAAGagtgaaaacaaataaaaaacgcCTTACCTTATCTTCACAGACTAATGGAAgatgcaataaaatttctaaggGTTCGGCATCGGAGGCTAAAACAACAAGTTCCGCTTTTCCTCTATTTAATGCTTTCGTTGCTAACAAACACAAAATTCAGATAAGatagtgttaataaaaaaaaataccttcaTTAGCTCCTTTACGTATTTGCTTGTAACTAACAGCTTGCTGTAAAAGATCGAGAATTCGGTTTGAAAGCTCGGGTGGTGCTAACGGATATGCCTTAGGGT
The Hylaeus volcanicus isolate JK05 unplaced genomic scaffold, UHH_iyHylVolc1.0_haploid 12221, whole genome shotgun sequence DNA segment above includes these coding regions:
- the LOC128883227 gene encoding NHP2-like protein 1 homolog, with the protein product MSENQEVNPKAYPLAPPELSNRILDLLQQAVSYKQIRKGANEATKALNRGKAELVVLASDAEPLEILLHLPLVCEDKNVPYVFVKSKVALGRACGVSRSVIACAVTTKEMSPLDSQITELKNAIEKILI